The Streptomyces rimosus genomic interval GGCGCTCACGGCGGACGATGCTGCGTACATGGGTGAGACTGATCCCTTCGTGCGCCGACGAGTTGCGGTGCGGCTCCCGGCCCGGATGGCCGGGCCCGAGGGCCCGGATCCGGTGTCCGCACCCTGGGGAATGCGGTACCGACACCGGGCCGGGGGCTGCACTCCTAACGGAACACGCGGGCGCGGGTGGCAGACCATCTGGCGCACCCTGGCGAACCCTGGCGAATGCTCGCAAGCGTCCGGGACGGGCCGTTACTGTCAAGCCAGTCGAGGAACCTGGGGGCTTGACGTGGACAGGGAGCCGAACACCCGTCTCGCGGACCTTTTCGGCCTGGCCGGCTGGTCCAAGGGCGAACTCGCGAGACTGGTCAACCGGCAGGCGGCCGCCATGGGGCATCCGCAGCTGGCGACCGACACCTCGCGGGTACGGCGCTGGATCGACACGGGGGAGACCCCGCGGGACCCGGTGCCCAAGGTGCTCGCCGCCCTGTTCACCGAGCGTCTCGGCCGTGTCGTAACCATCGAGGACCTAGGATTCGATCGTTCCGGGCGCGCGGGGCGGAAACAGGCCACGGACGGCCTCCCGTGGCCGCCCGAGCGGACGGCGGCGGTCCTCACGGAATTCACGGGAATGGACCTCATGCTCAACCGACGCGGCTTGGTGGGCGCGGGCGCGGCGCTCGCCGCGGGCTCCGCACTCAGCAGCGCCATGCACGACTGGCTGCACACCGACCCGGCGCTGGCAGCCGACGCCCCCCGATTCGACGACCCCTTCGCCGACCACACCATCGACCAGATCGGCTTCGACCGCTACGAGGCGGCCCCCGTGGGGTCGCAGGAGATCGACGCGCTGGAGCGCTCGGTCGAGGTCTTCCGCGCCTGGGACGCGGCCCGCGGCGGCGGGCTCCAGCGCAAGGCCGTGGTGGGCCAGCTCAACGAGGTGGGCGGCATGCTCGCCTACCGCCACCCCGATCATCTGCAGCGCAGGCTGTGGGGGGTGGCGGCGAACCTCGCCGTGCTGGCCGGCTGGATGTCCCACGACGTGGGCCTGGAGCCCACCGCCCAGAAGTACTTCGTGATCGCGGCCCACGCGGCACGAGAGGGCGGCGACCGGCCCCGCGCGGGCGAGGCGCTCTCCAGGGCGGCCCGCCAGATGGTGCACCTGGGACGTCCGGACGACGCCCTGGACCTGATGAAGCTGGCCAAGTCCGGCTCCGGCGGCGAGACCCTGCCGCGCACCCGCGCCATGCTCTACACGATCGAGGCATGGGCCCAGGCGGCCAAGGGCCAGGGCCAGGCCATGCGCCGCACGCTGGGCGAGGCGGAGGAGCTGTTCGTCTCCGACCGGGGAGACGTTCCGCCGCCGAGCTGGATGCAGATGTTCGACGAGGCGGACCTGCACGGCATGCAGGCGCTGGCCTTCCGTACGCTCGCCGAGCACGACCCGAAGGCGGCCAGGATCGCGCAGGTGCACGCCAAGCAGGCGCTGCGGCTGCGGGACGCCGGCCGGCAGCGGTCGACGATCTTCGACTACCTCTCGATGGCCTCGGCCTGCTTCATCGGCAACGACCCCGAACAGGCCGACCGCTACGCCCGGCTGGCGCTGGTGTCCATCAAGGAGAACTCCTCCCACCGCACCTGGGACCGGCTGCGCGAGATGTACCGGCTCACCAACCAGTATTCCGACTACGCCAAGATCCAGGATCTGCGGGAGGAGATCCAGCGGGTGATGCCCAGGGCCAAGGGCCAGGGGCTGGGGCCGGGACTGGGTCCGGCGGGCAAGAGCGTGCGGATCTGATGCCGGTGTGACGTCCACGGGCCGCCCGGACCCCGCGGTGCCCGTGTACGTGAACGGAACGCTCCTGAAGCGTAGTTGCCCATGCCCAGCTTGTTCATGCCCAGCCAGCTTGTTCATGCCCAGGGCCCCTGGCGGGCGTCCGGTGCCCCGTACTCCGTACGGTGCCGCCGCTCCGCTAGCCGCTCACCCTGGCGATCAGCACGCACGCGTCGTCCTCGCGCTCGGCGCCGCCGAACTCTTCCGCGATGATACGGACGCAGTCCTGCGCGTTACGGGCCGCGGCGAACCGCGGTGCCAGCGACAGGAGGCGCTCGGAGCCTTCGTGGGAGGCCAGCGGGCCGTGCGAGCGGCGCGGCACCAGTCCGTCGGTGTGCAGGACCAGCAGATCGCCGGGCGCCAGCTGTTCGCACCGCTGGGTGTAGTGGGCGCCCGTCGTGGCGCCGAGCAGCACGCCCTCCGGCGGGCTCAGCGGGCTGCCGGTGCCGTCGCGGAACAGCAGCGGCGCCGGATGCCCGGCCTGCGCCCAGACCAGTTGGCGGGTGGCCGGGTCGAAGCGGCAGCACACCGCGCTGCCCAGGGCGGGCTGCGCGGAGCTGTCCAGCAGCTGGTTCAGATAGCCCATCAGCGGGCCCGGCTCCTGACCGGACACCGCCATACCGCGCAGCGCGCCGAGCACCATGGCCATGCCGGAGGTGGCGGTGGCGCCGTGGCCGGTGAGGTCGCCGACGCTCAACAGCGTCTTACCGTCCGGGAGTTGCAGGGCGTCGTACCAGTCGCCGCCGATCAGGGCGCTGGTGCCGGAAGGGAGGTAGCGGGCGGCCAGGTCGAGTGCGACCGGCCCGCCCTGCGGGAACCGCAGGGAGCCGCGCCACGGCGGCAGCACGGCTTCCTGCAGTTCGACCGCAAGCCGGTGTTCGGTCTGCGCCCGGTGCCGTTGGCGCTGCAGCGAGTCACGGGTCTCGCGCACCGCACGCTGGCTCCG includes:
- a CDS encoding PP2C family protein-serine/threonine phosphatase, with protein sequence MPSHLFADRSAAQPPERDVVEALITQARRLRGGLDAVRRETSGDGEEHPDPRLRWQRALCDLAVHHLDDLGGHLDQLREGLPADPDALPDEEPLPAAPPEPADHPGSLLSRVGSAEWNLLTDGVSWSDELFGIFGRDPAEGPLTLDELPSLVFAEDQQLLTTMVTDCLVDGRPIDGEFRIVRADQCVRTVHMVGEPVLDADGSTACMWAVLRDVSELRRSQRAVRETRDSLQRQRHRAQTEHRLAVELQEAVLPPWRGSLRFPQGGPVALDLAARYLPSGTSALIGGDWYDALQLPDGKTLLSVGDLTGHGATATSGMAMVLGALRGMAVSGQEPGPLMGYLNQLLDSSAQPALGSAVCCRFDPATRQLVWAQAGHPAPLLFRDGTGSPLSPPEGVLLGATTGAHYTQRCEQLAPGDLLVLHTDGLVPRRSHGPLASHEGSERLLSLAPRFAAARNAQDCVRIIAEEFGGAEREDDACVLIARVSG
- a CDS encoding DNA-binding protein NsdB translates to MDREPNTRLADLFGLAGWSKGELARLVNRQAAAMGHPQLATDTSRVRRWIDTGETPRDPVPKVLAALFTERLGRVVTIEDLGFDRSGRAGRKQATDGLPWPPERTAAVLTEFTGMDLMLNRRGLVGAGAALAAGSALSSAMHDWLHTDPALAADAPRFDDPFADHTIDQIGFDRYEAAPVGSQEIDALERSVEVFRAWDAARGGGLQRKAVVGQLNEVGGMLAYRHPDHLQRRLWGVAANLAVLAGWMSHDVGLEPTAQKYFVIAAHAAREGGDRPRAGEALSRAARQMVHLGRPDDALDLMKLAKSGSGGETLPRTRAMLYTIEAWAQAAKGQGQAMRRTLGEAEELFVSDRGDVPPPSWMQMFDEADLHGMQALAFRTLAEHDPKAARIAQVHAKQALRLRDAGRQRSTIFDYLSMASACFIGNDPEQADRYARLALVSIKENSSHRTWDRLREMYRLTNQYSDYAKIQDLREEIQRVMPRAKGQGLGPGLGPAGKSVRI